In Nicotiana tabacum cultivar K326 chromosome 11, ASM71507v2, whole genome shotgun sequence, a single window of DNA contains:
- the LOC142165869 gene encoding uncharacterized protein LOC142165869 — MDVGILMKRKKRFVRGPSMTRWGALSKDNAQELEGRLTNIGAWKSGRDASSMWTATADCIREAAREVLGVSKGYYGGHRGDCCWNDVIQGKVEAKKAAYIKLVESTDEDQRRANRERYKEAKVAVAEAKTAAFGRLYEELGGKGGDKKLFWLAKAREKKARDLDQVRFIKDEDSRVLTEEAQIRQRW, encoded by the coding sequence ATGGACGTCGGTATTTTGATGAAGAGAAAGAAGAGGTTTGTACGGGGTCCGTCGATGACCAGGTGGGGAGCTTTGTCTAAGGATAATGCACAGGAGTTGGAGGGGCGGCTGACGAATATAGGTGCCTGGAAGAGTGGTAGGGACGCTAGCTCTATGTGGACGGCGACAGCGGACTGTATAAGGGAGGCAGCAAGAGAGGTGTTGGGAGTTTCGAAAGGCTATTATGGCGGGCACCGAGGCGACTGCTGCTGGAATGATGTgatccaaggtaaagtggaagccaaGAAAGCGGCGTACATTAAGTTAGTAGAGAGCACCGATGAGGATCAGAGGAGAGCGAATAGAGAAAGATATAAGGAGGCGAAAGTAGCAGTCGCGGAGGCTAAGACTGCTGCTTTTGGTCGGCTTTACGAGGAACTTGGGGGCAAAGGTGGGGACAAGAAGTTGTTTTGGTTGGCCAAAGCAAGAGAGAAGAAGGCTCGCGACCTGGATCAAGTGAggttcatcaaagacgaggacaGTCGAGTATTGACGGAAGAGGCCCAGATTAGGCAAAGATGGTAG
- the LOC107766792 gene encoding auxin efflux carrier component 5-like has protein sequence MIGWADIYKVVEAMAPLYVALGLGYGSVKWWHKFSAEHCDAINRLNYFFVLPFFTFDFISQVNPYKMSYLFICGDLIAKAIIGFVLTLWANFYRKGNFSWSITSFSFCSLTNALVIGIPVLHAMSPQVGVDLVIQSLAIQFLIWSIIIQFMMELRNAKNEMTFDNTNQDLEGNNTTSTATKTPTLGSVMKVVWTKLSKNPNFYACFLGIMWSLVANSTNYNYISHSKECISIMSKAGSGIGMFTIGVFVAMQEKIMAGGTRVVMFGLLLRFVVGPATMTVGSFVVGLHGNVLRAAILQAALPPGIASFVLAKEYGVHPEIVSAVVIIGILVSLPIMIAYYAISELTH, from the exons atgataggGTGGGCAGATATTTACAAGGTTGTTGAAGCCATGGCACCACTCTATGTGGCATTAGGTCTAGGTTATGGTTCTGTAAAATGGTGGCACAAATTTAGTGCTGAACATTGTGATGCTATAAATAGACTGAACTATTTCTTTGTTCTTCCTTTCTTCACATTTGACTTCATCTCCCAAGTAAATCCCTATAAAATGAGCTATCTCTTCATTTGTGGTGATCTTATTGCTAAAGCCATCATAGGTTTTGTTCTTACTTTGTGGGCTAATTTCTATAGAAAAGGAAACTTTTCTTGGTCCATAACAAGTTTCTCCTTTTGTAGTTTAACTAATGCTCTTGTTATAGGGATTCCTGTATTGCATGCCATGAGTCCTCAAGTAGGAGTTGATCTAGTGATTCAATCATTGGCTATCCAATTTCTCATATGGTCTATAATCATACAATTTATGATGGAATtgagaaatgcaaaaaatgagatgACTTTTGATAATACTAATCAGGATTTAGAAGGAAATAATACAACATCTACAGCCACAAAAACACCAACTTTGGGGTCAGTCATGAAGGTTGTATGGACTAAGCTCTCCAAGAACCCTAATTTTTATGCTTGTTTTCTGGGCATAATGTGGTCTCTTGTAGCTAACAG TACAAATTATAATTATATATCACATTCGAAGGAATGCATATCAATAATGTCAAAGGCAGGAAGTGGCATTGGAATGTTTACTATTG GTGTATTTGTggcaatgcaagagaaaataatggCCGGAGGAACACGTGTCGTAATGTTTGGACTATTATTGAGGTTTGTTGTAGGACCAGCTACAATGACCGTTGGATCCTTCGTCGTAGGTTTACATGGTAATGTTTTACGAGCCGCCATTCTCCag GCAGCATTACCCCCAGGAATTGCGTCCTTTGTTTTGGCAAAAGAATATGGAGTGCACCCTGAGATTGTTAGCGCTGT GGTAATCATCGGCATTCTGGTCTCACTTCCCATTATGATCGCTTATTATGCAATTTCAGAGCTTACACATTGA